In one Candidatus Zixiibacteriota bacterium genomic region, the following are encoded:
- a CDS encoding ABC transporter ATP-binding protein — protein MPQLRIRGIEKSFSGKKILEDIFLETGEGELVVILGPSGCGKSTLLRLIAGLEDADDGEIWIGNNRIDQLPPRRRNVALVFQNYALYPHMTVEQNLAFPLKIAKTPRKVIREKVLEIATLLGLSDRLDAHPAKLSGGQRQRVALGRAIIRQPDLFLLDEPLSNLDADMRARMRRELVALQKRLATTTVYVTHDQTEALTMADRLAVIDSGRIRQIGSVDQVYNRPADLFVATFLGSPRMNIINGWISDDQIKPFRVSSVFIKSDYKSREVTVGIRPEDIIPGPDGEYPATVKSIEYLGDRCIVTAGYMEIDLMLLAEPKRYTVGDNIRFTIRTDRVHLFDREEGTCLTS, from the coding sequence ATGCCGCAACTCAGAATCAGAGGTATCGAAAAGTCTTTTTCCGGGAAGAAAATTCTCGAGGATATTTTTCTTGAGACCGGTGAAGGCGAACTGGTGGTTATTCTGGGTCCGTCGGGGTGCGGGAAATCGACCCTTCTAAGATTGATTGCGGGGCTGGAGGATGCCGATGACGGTGAGATCTGGATCGGTAACAACCGGATCGATCAGCTTCCGCCCCGGCGCCGCAATGTGGCGCTGGTGTTTCAAAACTATGCTCTTTATCCCCATATGACAGTCGAGCAGAACCTGGCTTTTCCATTGAAAATCGCCAAAACTCCGCGGAAAGTTATCCGGGAAAAAGTCCTCGAGATCGCCACCCTGCTGGGATTATCGGACCGGCTTGATGCGCACCCGGCCAAACTATCCGGGGGCCAGCGGCAACGGGTGGCGTTAGGACGGGCGATCATCCGGCAACCCGATTTGTTTTTGCTGGATGAGCCATTGTCCAACCTTGATGCGGACATGAGAGCGCGGATGCGCCGCGAGCTGGTTGCCCTGCAGAAACGCCTGGCGACCACCACGGTCTATGTTACCCATGACCAGACCGAAGCACTCACCATGGCTGACCGTTTAGCGGTAATAGATTCCGGTCGAATCAGGCAGATCGGTTCGGTCGATCAGGTTTACAACCGCCCGGCCGATTTATTCGTGGCCACTTTTCTAGGATCACCGCGGATGAATATTATTAACGGGTGGATCAGCGATGATCAGATCAAGCCCTTCCGGGTTTCATCGGTGTTTATCAAGTCGGATTACAAATCTCGCGAGGTGACGGTGGGGATTCGTCCGGAGGATATAATCCCCGGTCCGGACGGTGAATATCCGGCGACCGTGAAAAGCATCGAGTATCTCGGTGACCGATGTATCGTGACGGCAGGCTACATGGAGATAGATTTAATGCTTTTGGCCGAGCCGAAACGTTACACGGTCGGCGATAATATCCGTTTCACCATCAGGACCGATCGGGTTCACCTGTTCGACCGTGAGGAGGGAACTTGCCTGACCAGTTAA
- the dnaN gene encoding DNA polymerase III subunit beta, translated as MKFNLSKSRLSGYLQSVMQVVPTKSTLPILSNILFEALDDKLKISSTDLEVSITATFDCTVAKKGVAVLPGRILFDIIKELPESDISFEGTTSRVEIKVPNGSYKIACASSDDFPKLPIVNTKKEIRIDGSDLVAMIKKTTFACSTDETRPALNGVLWSTKGDAMNMVATDGHRLAKFSVDNKKLKGISEDIIIPPKVLNIIPKFISESDGEVGVIFGENNIIFNLDDVILTSRLIEGPYPNYEQVIPSENDKKMAISKENLMGAVRRVSILSNSLTHQVKFAIKNNTLTISTTNADVGGEGKETIPCEFSGDAIELGYNANYISDVLAKIDGDEVIFELSNAISAGLIYSPEIPKDDFLCLIMPLRLAD; from the coding sequence ATGAAGTTTAATTTGTCTAAATCGAGATTGAGCGGATATCTTCAATCAGTGATGCAGGTTGTTCCAACCAAATCCACTTTGCCGATATTATCGAATATTCTTTTCGAGGCGTTGGATGATAAATTAAAAATTTCTTCGACTGATCTTGAGGTATCGATAACCGCCACCTTCGACTGTACCGTTGCCAAAAAAGGAGTTGCTGTTCTCCCTGGAAGAATTTTATTCGATATAATTAAGGAACTTCCAGAATCCGATATTTCTTTTGAGGGTACGACCAGTCGGGTGGAAATCAAGGTACCCAATGGCTCATACAAAATTGCCTGTGCCTCATCGGATGATTTCCCCAAGCTACCGATTGTCAACACCAAGAAAGAGATTCGAATTGACGGCAGTGATCTGGTAGCCATGATCAAGAAGACGACCTTTGCCTGCTCAACTGATGAAACCAGGCCGGCCCTTAATGGCGTTCTCTGGTCCACCAAGGGTGACGCCATGAATATGGTTGCCACTGATGGTCATCGGCTGGCCAAATTTTCGGTGGATAATAAGAAACTAAAAGGAATATCCGAGGATATTATTATTCCTCCCAAAGTGTTGAATATCATTCCGAAATTCATCAGCGAATCCGATGGTGAAGTCGGGGTTATTTTCGGGGAAAACAATATTATTTTCAATCTCGATGATGTTATTCTTACCTCGCGTCTGATCGAGGGCCCGTATCCCAACTATGAGCAGGTTATTCCATCGGAAAATGATAAAAAGATGGCCATTTCCAAGGAAAATCTGATGGGGGCGGTCCGGCGGGTATCGATTTTATCCAATTCCCTGACTCACCAGGTAAAATTCGCTATTAAGAACAATACTCTGACCATCTCGACCACCAATGCCGATGTCGGCGGGGAAGGCAAGGAAACGATACCGTGCGAATTCAGCGGCGATGCTATTGAGCTGGGTTATAATGCCAATTATATTTCCGATGTCCTGGCGAAAATCGACGGCGATGAGGTTATTTTTGAGCTGTCCAACGCGATTTCGGCGGGATTGATCTATTCCCCGGAAATTCCGAAAGATGATTTTCTTTGCTTGATAATGCCGCTTCGGCTGGCCGATTAA
- a CDS encoding DNA replication/repair protein RecF: MFVRNIEITSFRNLDSCRIEFDPGVNVFYGLNGVGKTNLLEAVFVLMLARSPRGANDAVLLKSGAEYYRIEGEIDFSGRSHELAVAYQGGGRKRITVDRVGVRAAELYDKCTAVAAAPEDITLLSGPPSNRRDFINTYLSQSSPTYIADLSDYQKALAQKNAFLKQDDNAGETPFDDLLVQYGSAIMQARAGFLLAVSERAAKYYEKISGGQKLAIAYRPSVETRDLYDRDAVERAFYEKLKKYFQRERIIQSALVGPHRDDVDMTIQDYPARTHGSQGEIRTAAVSLKLGVYDYLHQVRRVKPVLLLDEIFAELDDGRKSMLADIFGQFGQVFITAATRVPGKLLERARIFHIENGVVQTG; the protein is encoded by the coding sequence ATGTTTGTCAGAAATATTGAAATAACATCATTTCGTAATCTTGACTCCTGTCGGATCGAATTCGATCCCGGAGTCAATGTTTTTTATGGCTTGAACGGAGTCGGCAAAACCAACCTGCTCGAAGCTGTTTTTGTTTTGATGCTGGCGCGGTCGCCGCGCGGTGCCAATGACGCGGTGTTGCTTAAATCCGGGGCGGAGTATTACCGGATCGAGGGCGAGATTGATTTCTCCGGACGGTCTCATGAGCTGGCCGTGGCGTATCAGGGAGGCGGGCGAAAACGGATAACGGTGGACCGGGTCGGAGTCAGGGCGGCGGAACTGTACGATAAATGCACCGCCGTAGCCGCGGCGCCGGAAGATATCACGCTTCTTTCCGGGCCACCATCAAACCGGCGCGATTTTATTAATACCTATCTCTCCCAGTCATCCCCGACATATATTGCCGATCTGTCCGACTATCAGAAGGCCCTGGCCCAGAAAAACGCTTTTTTAAAACAGGATGATAATGCCGGGGAAACGCCTTTTGATGATCTGCTGGTGCAGTACGGGTCGGCTATCATGCAGGCCCGGGCGGGTTTTCTCCTGGCTGTCAGCGAACGGGCGGCGAAATATTATGAAAAAATATCAGGAGGCCAGAAACTGGCCATCGCCTATCGGCCGTCGGTCGAGACAAGAGATCTTTACGACCGGGATGCAGTTGAAAGAGCTTTTTATGAGAAGCTGAAGAAATATTTTCAACGCGAGCGGATTATCCAGTCGGCTCTGGTCGGGCCTCATCGCGACGATGTAGATATGACGATTCAGGATTATCCGGCCCGGACGCATGGTTCGCAGGGGGAAATCCGGACCGCCGCAGTGTCGCTGAAACTTGGTGTTTATGATTATCTTCACCAGGTTCGCCGCGTTAAACCGGTTTTGCTACTGGATGAAATTTTCGCCGAGCTTGATGATGGAAGGAAAAGTATGCTGGCTGATATCTTCGGTCAGTTCGGGCAGGTTTTTATCACGGCCGCGACCAGGGTTCCCGGAAAACTGCTTGAACGCGCCAGGATTTTCCATATTGAAAACGGGGTTGTTCAGACGGGATAG
- the dnaA gene encoding chromosomal replication initiator protein DnaA: MSSVNHTEKRAIWDSCLNYMALRVKKSSFNTWFKYTKGVTNGNDDLTIVVPNQFVADWLTDRYSDLISEAIKEIAGKSLDYKFEISGPGDMLGQTEINFAPKPEAVESFEHDAVAHDYPLNERFRFDNFVVGKFNQFAHAATMAVAEAPGKTNYNPLLIYGGTGLGKTHLAQAIGHFVRGQLPDRKVIYATSERFTSDFISAVSSGTIGDFTSLYRSADILLIDDIQFFSGKESTQEQFFHTFNDLFHCGKQVVLTSDRHPRDIKGLEERLLSRFSSGLVADLQPPDLETRMAILRKRTQQEKVEIPEDALYFIADNVTNNIRELEGSLTKLIAYSSLEKATINLDFAVRVLGKEIVRPKNELSIKQIQKKTAEFFQIEPEMMTAKKKTARIALARQVAMYMTRRLTGFSLKSIGEAFGGRDHSTVIHACDLIEKKIESDFDFREKVNNLSSSLIH; the protein is encoded by the coding sequence ATGTCATCAGTTAATCATACGGAAAAGAGAGCAATCTGGGATAGTTGCCTTAATTATATGGCACTCCGCGTTAAAAAGAGTTCTTTTAACACCTGGTTCAAATACACCAAGGGGGTAACCAATGGCAATGATGATTTGACAATTGTCGTTCCCAATCAATTCGTGGCTGATTGGTTGACCGATCGCTATTCCGATTTGATTTCCGAAGCCATTAAAGAGATTGCCGGTAAGTCTCTGGATTATAAATTTGAAATCAGCGGCCCCGGCGATATGCTTGGCCAGACGGAAATAAATTTTGCCCCGAAACCGGAAGCGGTTGAGTCCTTCGAACATGATGCGGTTGCTCATGATTATCCTCTCAATGAAAGATTCCGTTTCGATAACTTCGTGGTGGGTAAATTCAACCAGTTTGCCCATGCGGCCACCATGGCCGTAGCCGAGGCACCCGGCAAAACCAATTATAATCCGCTGTTGATCTACGGCGGCACGGGGTTGGGAAAAACCCATCTGGCCCAGGCGATCGGACATTTTGTTCGAGGGCAACTTCCCGATCGAAAAGTAATTTACGCCACCTCGGAAAGATTCACCTCGGATTTCATCTCCGCGGTTTCCAGCGGAACAATTGGAGATTTTACTTCGCTTTACCGTTCTGCCGATATTCTTCTGATTGATGATATCCAGTTTTTCTCCGGGAAGGAATCGACCCAGGAGCAGTTTTTTCATACTTTCAACGATCTTTTTCACTGCGGCAAGCAGGTGGTGTTGACATCGGATCGCCATCCCCGAGATATAAAGGGTCTTGAGGAGCGTCTTCTCTCGCGATTTTCATCGGGGCTGGTGGCTGATTTGCAACCGCCGGATCTGGAGACAAGGATGGCTATTTTGCGTAAGCGGACACAACAGGAGAAAGTCGAAATACCCGAGGATGCCTTATATTTTATCGCCGATAATGTAACTAACAATATTCGGGAGCTGGAGGGTTCGCTGACCAAGCTAATCGCATATTCTTCTCTTGAAAAGGCCACCATCAATCTTGATTTCGCGGTCAGGGTTCTTGGTAAGGAAATCGTCCGCCCGAAAAACGAATTGAGTATTAAGCAGATACAAAAGAAAACGGCGGAATTTTTCCAGATCGAACCGGAGATGATGACGGCCAAGAAAAAAACGGCCCGGATTGCGCTGGCCCGTCAGGTGGCCATGTACATGACCCGTCGGTTGACCGGATTTTCTTTGAAAAGCATCGGTGAGGCTTTTGGTGGCCGTGATCATTCCACTGTTATCCATGCTTGCGACCTGATAGAGAAAAAGATTGAATCCGATTTCGATTTCCGCGAAAAAGTGAATAATCTTTCTTCCTCCCTCATCCATTAA
- a CDS encoding DUF2905 domain-containing protein, which translates to MGKILIITGAVFLLTGIIMLFADKIPFLGNLPGDIYIRKGRTAFYFPLVTGLILPFIVTVILNLFGRGK; encoded by the coding sequence ATCGGAAAAATTCTCATCATTACCGGTGCGGTGTTTCTGCTGACCGGAATTATCATGCTTTTTGCCGATAAAATCCCCTTCCTTGGAAATCTCCCCGGCGATATTTATATTAGAAAAGGTCGCACCGCCTTTTATTTCCCACTGGTTACCGGCCTGATACTCCCATTTATCGTGACTGTTATCCTGAACCTGTTCGGCCGCGGAAAATAA
- the aceE gene encoding pyruvate dehydrogenase (acetyl-transferring), homodimeric type, translating into MTEKEKFNYNNSLEEENLEWLESLDDVFETGGLQRLGDLLELLRKRAAELGLPRPTPGRTTDYINTIPPQEQPPYPGSREIERRIKSIIRWNAMAMVVRANRHEHGIGGHISTYASAATLYEVGFNHFFRGRGEKHPGDLVYFQGHASPGIYARAFLEGRLNEGDLENFRRELDPNGGLSSYPHPWLMPNFWQFPTVSMGLGPIMAIYQARFNRYLEQRGLIQPSDQKIWAFLGDGETDEPETLGAITLASREKLDNLIFVINCNLQRLDGPVRGNGKIIQELEAAFHGAGWNVIKVVWGSQWDPLLEKDTEGRLVRRMNETPDGQFQKYTVSTGDYIRRDFFGRDPKLLEMVKNYSDEQLEKLNRGGHDPAKVYAAYKAAFEHRSSPTVILAKTVKGYGLGEAGEGRNVTHQQKKLNEEELREFRSRFGIPISDREIAEAPFYRPPDDSHETRYLLDRRKELGGYLPRRVVNVEPITTPDDQLFGEYYEGTEDREVSTTMVFVHMLSKLMHDPKIGKNIIPIVPDEMRTFGMEALFRKFGIYSSVGQLYEPVDKEALMYYREAKDGAILEEGITEAGSMSSFIAAGTSYASHGLNLIPFFVYYSMFGFQRIGDLIWAAADMQTKGFLVGGTSGRTTLSGEGLQHQDGNSHLLAYPVPNLKAYDPAFAYELAVIIRDGIRRMFENGENIFYYLTVANEFYTMPPRPDHVEDEAILKGLYRYHRSDNKTSKARAHLLGSGAILNEAVRAGEILEEKFGLAADIWSVTGYKELYLDALHAERYNMLHPAEDRKKPYLTSILEKEKGVFIAASDYVRALPASIAKWVPGPFLPLGTDGFGRSDGRKQLRDFFEVDARYIALAALSSLWREKAIERKLVEMAIKELDINPDKLNPLIS; encoded by the coding sequence GAAGAAAACCTGGAATGGCTGGAATCACTCGATGATGTTTTCGAAACCGGCGGTCTTCAGCGCCTTGGCGATTTGCTCGAACTACTCAGGAAGCGAGCCGCTGAACTGGGCCTGCCGCGGCCGACCCCGGGCCGGACAACCGATTATATCAACACCATCCCGCCCCAAGAACAGCCGCCATATCCCGGAAGCCGCGAGATCGAACGGCGGATAAAGAGTATTATTCGCTGGAATGCCATGGCTATGGTGGTTCGGGCCAACCGCCATGAGCACGGTATCGGTGGTCATATCTCTACCTATGCCTCGGCGGCGACCCTGTACGAGGTCGGTTTCAACCACTTTTTCCGCGGCCGGGGAGAAAAACACCCCGGCGACCTGGTCTATTTCCAGGGGCACGCTTCACCGGGAATTTATGCCCGCGCTTTTCTTGAGGGACGGCTCAATGAAGGCGACCTGGAAAACTTCCGCAGAGAACTCGATCCCAACGGCGGACTGTCATCGTATCCTCACCCGTGGCTGATGCCCAATTTCTGGCAATTCCCGACTGTTTCGATGGGTCTCGGGCCGATTATGGCTATCTACCAGGCTCGTTTTAACCGCTATCTCGAACAACGAGGCCTGATCCAGCCTTCCGACCAGAAAATCTGGGCCTTTCTTGGTGACGGGGAAACCGATGAACCGGAAACCCTCGGCGCCATCACCCTGGCCTCGCGGGAAAAACTGGATAATCTCATTTTCGTCATCAACTGCAATCTCCAGCGTCTCGACGGGCCGGTGCGCGGCAATGGCAAAATTATCCAGGAACTTGAGGCCGCTTTCCACGGAGCCGGATGGAACGTTATCAAGGTCGTCTGGGGTTCCCAGTGGGACCCGCTTCTGGAAAAAGATACCGAGGGCCGGCTGGTTCGGCGCATGAATGAAACGCCCGACGGGCAATTCCAAAAATACACCGTTTCCACGGGGGATTATATCCGCAGGGATTTTTTCGGCCGAGATCCGAAACTTCTAGAAATGGTTAAAAACTACTCCGATGAACAACTGGAAAAACTCAACCGCGGCGGGCATGACCCGGCCAAGGTTTACGCCGCTTATAAAGCGGCTTTCGAGCATCGTAGCTCGCCAACCGTCATTCTCGCCAAAACCGTCAAAGGTTACGGTCTGGGTGAAGCCGGCGAGGGGCGCAATGTCACTCACCAGCAGAAAAAACTGAATGAGGAAGAATTGCGCGAATTCCGCAGCCGGTTCGGTATTCCCATTTCCGATCGCGAAATCGCCGAGGCTCCTTTCTACCGCCCGCCCGATGATTCCCATGAAACCAGATATCTCCTCGACCGGAGAAAAGAACTGGGCGGTTATCTCCCGCGAAGGGTGGTCAATGTCGAACCGATCACCACACCCGATGACCAGCTGTTCGGAGAATATTACGAGGGAACCGAAGACCGCGAGGTCAGCACCACGATGGTCTTCGTGCACATGCTTTCCAAATTGATGCATGATCCGAAAATCGGAAAAAATATTATCCCTATCGTACCCGACGAAATGCGGACCTTCGGTATGGAAGCCCTGTTCCGCAAATTCGGCATCTATTCCTCGGTCGGGCAGCTCTATGAACCGGTCGATAAAGAGGCTTTGATGTACTACCGCGAAGCGAAGGATGGAGCCATTCTGGAGGAGGGGATTACCGAGGCCGGTTCGATGTCTTCTTTCATCGCCGCGGGAACGTCATATGCCAGCCATGGTCTTAACCTGATTCCGTTTTTCGTTTATTATTCCATGTTCGGTTTTCAGAGGATCGGCGATTTGATCTGGGCCGCGGCCGATATGCAGACCAAAGGTTTCCTTGTCGGCGGCACCAGCGGCCGAACCACTCTTTCGGGCGAGGGATTACAGCACCAGGACGGCAACAGCCACCTTCTGGCTTACCCGGTCCCGAATCTGAAGGCCTATGATCCCGCCTTCGCGTACGAGTTGGCTGTCATCATCCGGGATGGCATCCGCCGCATGTTTGAAAACGGGGAAAACATTTTCTATTATCTGACGGTCGCCAATGAATTCTACACTATGCCGCCCCGGCCGGATCATGTCGAGGATGAAGCTATCCTGAAAGGTCTCTACAGGTACCATCGCTCGGATAATAAAACCTCCAAGGCAAGGGCCCACCTGCTCGGCTCCGGGGCCATTCTGAATGAGGCTGTCCGGGCCGGAGAAATTCTTGAAGAAAAATTCGGGCTGGCCGCTGATATCTGGTCGGTGACCGGCTACAAGGAATTGTACCTCGACGCCCTCCATGCCGAACGGTACAATATGCTGCATCCCGCCGAAGACCGGAAAAAACCGTATTTGACCAGCATCCTGGAAAAAGAAAAAGGTGTCTTTATCGCCGCCTCAGATTATGTTCGGGCACTGCCGGCCTCAATCGCAAAATGGGTTCCCGGTCCGTTTTTACCCCTGGGAACCGACGGATTCGGGCGTTCCGACGGGCGGAAGCAATTGCGCGATTTCTTCGAAGTCGATGCCCGGTATATTGCCCTGGCCGCCCTGTCGTCCCTCTGGCGCGAAAAAGCCATCGAGCGGAAATTGGTCGAAATGGCCATCAAAGAACTTGATATCAATCCCGATAAACTCAACCCGCTGATCTCATAA
- a CDS encoding NAD-dependent succinate-semialdehyde dehydrogenase — protein MKAINPATNELIKEYREHTAEEVGRIIDLVDLRQKEWRRIDFAEKARLMHRAAEILRKNINKYARTITLEMGKTITESKAEIEKSAWVCDYYADNAEKFLTDEIIETDASRSFVAFEPLGVVLAVMPWNFPYWQVFRFAAPALMAGNAGVLKHASNVPGCALDIEQVFLEAGFPENIFRTLLISSKLVDRIIADPRIKAVTLTGSEPAGMAVASAAGRELKKTVLELGGSDPFIVLEDADLPACVATSAKARMINAGQSCIAAKRFIVVEPMLRAFEEQQTAIMKSLKVGDPLDENTKVGAMARLDLLEELEEQVKESIRMGARLLCGGKRADRPGVFYEPTVLTDVRKGMPAYEQETFGPVSAIIPAKDTEDAIRVANDSVFGLGGSVWSRNIKKAEMVARRIETGAVFINGLTKSDPRLPFGGVKKSGYGRELSHYGIREFVNIKTIWIA, from the coding sequence ATGAAAGCGATAAACCCCGCCACCAATGAACTGATCAAAGAATACCGCGAGCATACGGCTGAAGAAGTCGGCCGGATAATCGATCTGGTTGACTTACGCCAGAAAGAATGGCGCCGAATCGACTTTGCCGAAAAAGCCCGCTTGATGCATCGGGCGGCCGAAATACTCAGGAAAAATATCAATAAATACGCCCGGACGATCACTCTCGAGATGGGCAAGACTATCACCGAATCTAAAGCCGAAATTGAAAAGAGCGCCTGGGTGTGCGATTACTATGCCGATAACGCCGAAAAATTCCTGACCGATGAAATTATCGAAACTGATGCCAGCCGAAGTTTTGTGGCGTTCGAACCGCTTGGAGTGGTTCTGGCCGTCATGCCCTGGAATTTCCCCTACTGGCAGGTTTTCCGGTTCGCCGCCCCGGCCCTGATGGCGGGCAATGCCGGGGTTCTCAAACACGCTTCCAATGTCCCCGGTTGCGCCCTGGATATCGAGCAGGTTTTCCTCGAAGCCGGTTTCCCGGAAAATATATTCCGAACTCTGCTGATTTCTTCAAAGTTGGTCGATAGAATTATCGCCGATCCGCGAATCAAAGCCGTTACCCTGACCGGCTCGGAACCGGCCGGGATGGCAGTGGCCTCGGCCGCCGGCCGGGAACTCAAAAAAACGGTTCTCGAACTGGGTGGCTCAGATCCTTTTATCGTTCTCGAGGATGCCGATCTGCCGGCCTGTGTCGCCACCTCGGCCAAGGCTCGGATGATTAACGCCGGACAGAGCTGTATCGCCGCCAAACGGTTTATCGTAGTGGAACCGATGTTGCGAGCATTCGAGGAACAGCAAACGGCTATAATGAAATCTCTCAAGGTCGGCGACCCGCTCGATGAAAATACCAAAGTCGGGGCCATGGCCCGTCTCGATCTTCTCGAGGAACTTGAGGAACAGGTTAAAGAATCAATCAGGATGGGGGCCCGTTTGCTCTGTGGCGGGAAAAGAGCCGACCGACCAGGCGTTTTCTATGAACCGACAGTTCTGACCGATGTTCGCAAAGGCATGCCGGCCTATGAACAGGAAACCTTCGGGCCGGTCTCGGCTATTATACCAGCCAAAGATACCGAGGACGCTATTCGGGTGGCCAATGATTCGGTCTTCGGGTTGGGCGGTTCGGTCTGGTCGAGAAACATTAAAAAAGCCGAAATGGTTGCCCGGCGGATAGAAACCGGGGCGGTGTTTATCAATGGCCTGACTAAATCCGATCCCCGCCTGCCATTCGGTGGTGTCAAGAAATCCGGCTATGGTCGCGAATTATCTCATTACGGTATCAGGGAATTCGTCAATATAAAAACTATCTGGATTGCTTAA